The genomic segment AGCCGAGAGCTTGGGGGAGGGTGGGCACAGCCCACGGTGCAGGGCATGGCATACGGAGGCGCCCAGGAGTGCAACGCCTCCGGCGCCGAAGCGCTCCTGCTCGGCCTGGCCGCAGGCGACGCCGCCGGATGGCCCGCAGCCCGCCACAGAGCATCCCGCATGCCCGAGTGGACACGGCGGCTCACCCGCGAGTTGGACACCTTCGCCGAGCAGAACGCCACAACCACCCTCCCCGTCCCCATCGCCCTGAACCAGCCCCCGGAACCCCTCCGCCTCGGCCCCTCCGACGACGCGGAATGGGCGGCGTTCACCGCGGAGTCCGTACTCCGCGCCGGACCACACCGCGAACACGACATCCGCACCGCACTCGACCTCGCCTGGACCACCCTCGCCGCCGAGATCGCCGCCGCCGCGGACCGCGCCCCCGAGGTCGAGTCCGCCGTACTCCCCCTGCGCGCCCGCATCTCCGTCCGTGCCGGACTCGGCAACCTCGCCACCGGCCTGCGCCCGCCCGCCACCGGCCACGACAACCCGCACTACTTCGACGACGCGGCCTGTGTACGGGCGTGCGTGCTCGCCCTGGTCCACCCCGGCGACCCCGAACGCGCCGCCGCCCTCGCGGAGTTCGACGCCCGCTACACCCAGGACGGCGACGGCGTGCACGGCGCCCGCGCCATGGCCG from the Streptomyces venezuelae genome contains:
- a CDS encoding ADP-ribosylglycohydrolase family protein gives rise to the protein MAYGGAQECNASGAEALLLGLAAGDAAGWPAARHRASRMPEWTRRLTRELDTFAEQNATTTLPVPIALNQPPEPLRLGPSDDAEWAAFTAESVLRAGPHREHDIRTALDLAWTTLAAEIAAAADRAPEVESAVLPLRARISVRAGLGNLATGLRPPATGHDNPHYFDDAACVRACVLALVHPGDPERAAALAEFDARYTQDGDGVHGARAMAAAVAAALGDADVDTAVDRALDQLPEHSEIGRNARHAVQAARAQPAEDGAFALVPFLEHQIVDHVYSYGIAAAETVPVALALATAARGRIAEAVPAAACLSRVADSAPALAGALTGVLGTAAAIPAAWRDACRTLSGCALPRLAGTDLVELAGRLTATEQAPAGGQSRHDVCDDSNSHESTDGHDEARGAP